The Leptospira licerasiae serovar Varillal str. VAR 010 genome segment AATTAGAGCAACGTAAAAATCAAACCAAAGGAAAGGCTATGTATCTGAGAAAGTTAGTTAATCATTTCTTTCGAATTGAGGAGGGTGGCGGGAGATATCATATTATTATCCGGATCCTTGTGGGAGGGGTTTTTATATGGGAAGGAATCATCAAATTCCTGTACGTAAATCAAGGAATCGGAAGGTTTACGAAGTTAGGATTTTCGCATCCGGAGATAACCGCATCTTTTATAGGAGCTCTGGAAATCCTCGGTGGGATGATGCTGGTACTTGGGATTTTGACGAAACCGTTAAGTTTTATATTCGTTATTGAAATGTTTGTAGCAA includes the following:
- a CDS encoding DoxX family protein → MYLRKLVNHFFRIEEGGGRYHIIIRILVGGVFIWEGIIKFLYVNQGIGRFTKLGFSHPEITASFIGALEILGGMMLVLGILTKPLSFIFVIEMFVAMYLTKLPLLFGTSPLLPPQSPPIFGIWAILHEIRSEYSQALGSLFLYLSGPGRFSLDSILKQRISIRTIN